A portion of the Candidatus Ruthia endofausta genome contains these proteins:
- a CDS encoding TatD family hydrolase: protein MQIVDSHCHLDRVDLSAFGGSVERMLVHAKELSVTQFLCVCIDLEHFNEVLALAKKHPQIYASIGVHPCELEGKDPSVEELLTLVKHDKIIAIGETGLDYFHVEKDTADWQRNRFKRHIKASNQSGKPMIIHTRNAKKDTIAIMQAEKAERGVMHCFSEDWETAKAALDLGFYISFSGIITFKNAQDLREVVKKVPGDRLLVETDSPYLTPVPCRGKPNSPAYSYYVAEKLAEIRGVSINDIASTTTNNFEQLFLA, encoded by the coding sequence GTGCAAATAGTTGACTCGCATTGTCATCTTGATAGGGTAGATTTATCCGCTTTTGGTGGCAGTGTTGAGCGTATGCTTGTTCATGCCAAAGAATTATCAGTAACTCAATTTTTATGTGTGTGTATTGATTTAGAGCATTTTAATGAGGTGCTTGCTTTGGCGAAAAAGCACCCACAAATTTATGCTTCAATTGGCGTGCATCCTTGTGAGTTGGAGGGTAAAGACCCAAGCGTTGAAGAGTTATTGACCCTGGTAAAACATGACAAAATTATTGCTATTGGTGAAACTGGCTTGGATTATTTTCATGTTGAAAAAGATACCGCTGACTGGCAAAGAAATCGTTTTAAGCGGCATATTAAAGCCTCAAACCAGTCAGGCAAGCCGATGATTATTCACACACGTAATGCCAAAAAAGACACTATTGCAATTATGCAAGCCGAAAAAGCTGAACGAGGTGTCATGCATTGTTTTTCTGAAGATTGGGAAACTGCCAAGGCGGCATTGGATTTAGGTTTTTATATCTCTTTTTCTGGCATTATTACCTTTAAAAACGCTCAAGATTTGCGTGAAGTGGTAAAAAAAGTACCCGGCGATAGATTGTTAGTTGAGACTGATTCGCCCTATTTAACGCCTGTACCTTGCAGAGGCAAGCCTAATTCACCAGCTTATAGCTATTATGTTGCTGAAAAGTTAGCTGAAATTCGCGGTGTAAGTATTAATGATATTGCCAGCACAACCACAAATAATTTTGAACAACTTTTTCTAGCATGA
- a CDS encoding RluA family pseudouridine synthase: protein MSVSFQTVDDFSEGQRLDNYLLKVLKGVPKSHIYQVIRKGEVRVNKGRKKADYKLNLDDIIRIPPIKVSASKPVYISDSLKKLLTDAKLYEDKGLLIITKPSGLAVHSGSGVDVGVIEALRQMYKEPIELVHRLDCATSGVLLIAKKRNVLKNLHEQLSQHTVEKRYTALVKGVWSKKRHTVDAPLYQNSRYVVIDAKGKYAVSHFQPLKNFSAGNFSASLVEISIETGRTHQIRAHAKYAGHALACDDKYGDKEFDRQVKFKGLKRLFLHAHQLIFTNPLTNDIQKVNAPLPVELKKFLAKL, encoded by the coding sequence ATGAGTGTGAGTTTTCAAACCGTTGATGATTTCTCAGAAGGTCAACGCCTGGACAATTATTTACTTAAAGTACTTAAAGGTGTTCCCAAATCGCACATCTATCAAGTTATTCGCAAAGGCGAGGTGCGTGTCAATAAAGGCAGAAAAAAAGCAGACTACAAATTAAACTTAGACGATATAATTCGCATTCCACCCATTAAAGTATCTGCTAGTAAGCCTGTATATATCTCAGATAGCTTAAAAAAATTATTAACCGATGCTAAGTTGTATGAGGATAAGGGTCTGCTTATTATCACCAAGCCAAGTGGTTTGGCAGTGCATAGTGGTTCTGGGGTTGATGTTGGTGTTATTGAAGCGCTTAGGCAAATGTATAAAGAGCCCATTGAATTGGTGCACCGATTAGATTGCGCCACTTCTGGGGTACTTTTAATTGCTAAGAAGCGTAACGTGCTAAAAAACTTGCACGAGCAGCTAAGTCAACACACCGTTGAAAAACGCTATACAGCTCTGGTTAAAGGAGTTTGGTCAAAAAAGCGTCATACTGTTGATGCACCACTTTATCAAAACTCAAGATACGTCGTGATAGATGCTAAGGGTAAATATGCAGTTAGTCATTTCCAGCCACTTAAGAATTTTTCCGCTGGGAATTTTTCCGCTTCATTGGTTGAAATTAGTATTGAAACTGGACGCACTCACCAAATTCGTGCACACGCAAAGTATGCTGGACATGCACTAGCTTGTGATGACAAATATGGGGACAAAGAATTTGACAGGCAAGTTAAATTCAAAGGTTTAAAAAGATTATTTTTGCATGCGCATCAGCTTATTTTTACCAATCCATTAACCAATGATATTCAGAAAGTGAATGCACCTTTGCCAGTCGAACTGAAAAAGTTTTTAGCCAAACTATGA
- the ubiA gene encoding 4-hydroxybenzoate octaprenyltransferase, which yields MSSQSKTTSFRAYLHLMRLDKPIGIYLLLWPTLWALFLAAEGVPDLKLLLIFVLGVTLMRSAGCVINDYADRHIDKLIERTKHRPITSGEINHKSAFKLFVLLIVLAFVLVLLTNYLTIQLAMIAALLAILYPFTKRWTHLPQLVLGLAFAMSVPMAFSATLNTMPATVWYVFTATVIWTMIYDTMYAMADREEDLKIGVKSTAILFAKFDRLIIGILQIGLLLILIKISDVFNLTIIYDISLVLVALLMIYHQHLIRNRKKDACFQGFLHNHYVGMVIFAGIVLSVAL from the coding sequence ATGAGTTCGCAGTCCAAGACCACTTCCTTTAGGGCGTATTTGCACCTAATGCGTTTGGACAAGCCAATTGGTATTTATTTATTATTATGGCCAACATTATGGGCGTTGTTCTTGGCGGCAGAAGGTGTACCTGATCTAAAATTGTTGTTGATCTTTGTTTTAGGCGTTACCTTAATGCGATCAGCAGGTTGTGTGATTAATGACTATGCAGACAGACACATTGATAAACTTATAGAACGCACCAAACATAGACCTATTACCTCAGGTGAAATTAATCATAAATCTGCGTTTAAATTATTTGTATTATTAATCGTGTTAGCATTTGTATTAGTGCTATTAACCAACTACTTAACAATTCAACTTGCGATGATTGCAGCACTATTAGCAATTTTGTATCCATTTACTAAGCGTTGGACTCACTTGCCACAGCTTGTACTAGGCTTGGCATTTGCCATGAGCGTGCCAATGGCTTTTTCAGCAACCCTTAACACTATGCCAGCTACTGTTTGGTATGTATTTACAGCAACGGTAATTTGGACGATGATTTATGACACGATGTATGCCATGGCTGACCGAGAAGAAGATTTAAAAATTGGAGTCAAATCAACCGCCATTTTGTTCGCTAAATTTGACCGATTAATCATCGGAATCTTGCAAATTGGATTGTTGTTAATTTTAATAAAAATATCAGACGTTTTTAATCTAACTATCATTTATGATATTTCATTAGTTCTGGTTGCGTTGTTAATGATTTATCACCAACACCTCATTAGAAATCGCAAGAAGGATGCCTGTTTTCAGGGATTTTTACATAATCATTACGTGGGCATGGTTATTTTTGCAGGCATTGTATTATCTGTTGCTTTATAA
- the dapD gene encoding 2,3,4,5-tetrahydropyridine-2,6-dicarboxylate N-succinyltransferase produces MKDIIEQAFEDRANINPQSASMEIKQAVAGAIHLLNSGQMRVAEQKGVGDWVVNEWLKKAVLLSFKLEDNVVMQGGFTQYFDKVPSKFTDMSVDEFNAAGVRVVPPASARRGSFIAKDTVLMPSYVNIGAYVDSGTMVDTWATVGSCAQIGKNVHLSGGVGIGGVLEPLQASPTIIEDNCFIGARSEVVEGVIVEQGAVISMGVYIGQSTKIFNRKTSEITYGRIPAGSVVVSGNLPSKDGTYSLYCAVIVKQVDAKTRSKVDINKLLRGI; encoded by the coding sequence ATGAAAGATATTATTGAGCAAGCCTTTGAAGATAGAGCTAATATTAACCCACAATCAGCCAGTATGGAAATCAAACAAGCCGTTGCTGGGGCCATCCATTTGCTTAATTCAGGCCAAATGCGTGTTGCAGAGCAAAAAGGTGTGGGCGATTGGGTTGTTAACGAATGGTTGAAAAAAGCAGTCCTACTGTCTTTTAAATTAGAAGACAATGTTGTTATGCAAGGTGGTTTTACTCAATACTTTGACAAAGTACCTTCTAAATTTACTGATATGTCAGTAGATGAATTTAATGCAGCAGGTGTTCGCGTGGTGCCGCCAGCAAGTGCGCGTCGTGGCTCTTTTATTGCTAAAGACACAGTGCTGATGCCCAGTTATGTCAATATTGGTGCTTATGTGGACTCAGGCACGATGGTAGATACTTGGGCGACAGTTGGCTCATGCGCACAAATCGGTAAAAATGTTCATCTATCAGGTGGTGTTGGCATCGGTGGTGTACTAGAGCCATTACAGGCCAGTCCAACGATTATTGAAGACAACTGCTTTATTGGTGCTAGATCAGAAGTTGTGGAAGGCGTTATTGTTGAACAAGGCGCGGTTATCTCAATGGGTGTTTATATTGGACAATCCACCAAAATTTTCAATCGTAAAACAAGTGAAATCACGTATGGACGTATCCCTGCTGGTTCAGTAGTTGTATCTGGTAATTTACCAAGCAAAGATGGCACTTATTCGCTTTATTGTGCGGTAATTGTCAAACAAGTTGATGCCAAGACACGCTCTAAAGTTGATATCAACAAGCTTTTACGAGGTATTTGA
- the ccoG gene encoding cytochrome c oxidase accessory protein CcoG, protein MTDKKIQVESLYEEGEQWTQNLGDKTIHAKHMKGKFRNFKWLAIIVWSPFFIGPYLTWNDKQAILFDIDKRQYHLFDITIFPQDIWMLTMVLLFLAILLAAMTTVLGRVFCGYFCFQTIWTDIFTKIEQWIEGTPAQRRKLDKAPMSFNKLKLKLAKHSIWIAIALLSGITWMLYFGVTWTDYFKGDITFTTIAITAAIALGAYVFAGFMREQTCLWICPYARIQGAMVDGQSILPTYDHYRGEQRGRLKRGEFVEGFGDCIDCHQCVAVCPTGVDIRKGQEYGCITCGLCIDACDSVMEKVGKPKGLIRYTSLAEMKFNKPVKALYKRPRLIIYASILLAALSVLTYGILNLAQMDLKVLHDRQPLFVQLSDGSIRNKYELKVMNKTNKVMPISISFSSKIKNLKSKKAFKTVMTPSGNVKSIYVYLTAFESDVGADNDVIFVVKSEQVILEYETSFFTPKSM, encoded by the coding sequence ATGACAGATAAAAAAATCCAAGTAGAAAGCTTATATGAAGAGGGTGAGCAATGGACACAAAACTTAGGAGATAAAACCATTCATGCAAAACACATGAAGGGAAAATTTCGTAACTTCAAATGGTTGGCCATTATTGTTTGGTCGCCATTTTTTATTGGTCCATACCTTACTTGGAATGATAAACAAGCTATTTTATTTGATATAGATAAAAGACAATATCACTTATTTGATATTACTATTTTCCCGCAAGATATTTGGATGCTTACTATGGTGTTGCTATTTTTAGCGATTTTACTAGCAGCAATGACTACTGTTCTGGGTCGAGTATTTTGTGGTTATTTTTGTTTCCAAACGATTTGGACGGATATTTTCACCAAAATAGAGCAATGGATTGAGGGAACACCAGCCCAACGCCGAAAGCTAGACAAGGCACCAATGAGTTTTAATAAACTCAAACTTAAACTGGCCAAGCACTCTATTTGGATAGCAATCGCACTTCTTTCTGGCATTACTTGGATGCTGTATTTTGGGGTGACTTGGACTGATTATTTTAAGGGTGATATTACTTTTACAACGATAGCCATCACCGCCGCTATTGCACTTGGTGCTTATGTATTTGCTGGGTTTATGAGAGAGCAAACTTGCTTATGGATTTGTCCATATGCACGCATTCAAGGGGCAATGGTTGATGGTCAAAGCATTTTGCCAACTTATGACCATTATCGTGGTGAGCAACGTGGCAGACTTAAAAGAGGTGAGTTTGTTGAAGGATTTGGTGATTGTATTGATTGCCATCAATGCGTTGCTGTTTGCCCAACAGGTGTTGATATTCGCAAAGGTCAAGAGTATGGTTGTATTACTTGCGGGCTGTGCATTGATGCTTGTGACTCGGTGATGGAGAAAGTTGGCAAGCCTAAAGGCTTAATTCGTTATACCTCCTTAGCTGAGATGAAATTTAACAAACCAGTTAAGGCGCTTTATAAACGCCCAAGGCTTATTATTTATGCGTCAATATTATTAGCGGCATTATCAGTATTGACTTATGGAATTTTAAACCTTGCGCAAATGGACTTAAAAGTATTGCACGACAGACAACCATTATTTGTACAGCTTTCTGATGGCTCAATTCGCAATAAATACGAACTCAAAGTCATGAATAAGACAAATAAAGTCATGCCAATTAGCATTAGTTTTAGCAGTAAAATTAAAAATCTAAAATCTAAAAAAGCGTTCAAAACAGTGATGACGCCAAGTGGCAATGTTAAATCTATTTATGTTTATTTAACCGCCTTTGAAAGTGATGTAGGTGCCGATAACGATGTTATATTTGTGGTTAAAAGCGAACAAGTCATTTTAGAATATGAGACTTCATTTTTCACACCTAAGAGCATGTAA
- a CDS encoding FixH family protein, which produces MSIHKSPIMMAMLVLFITLVGATVYRIITALETHPGLVVEDAYLSGKRYAEILNHKNQLAQFGWTLNLVTPKVVVHNIKQTYTANSAQRGKTLTDALVIVYFYRPLEKAYDFSINMAFHQEINQYQAQVILPLKGRWDVVVEVVKGGVVQRTSRKLFAQ; this is translated from the coding sequence ATGAGTATTCACAAAAGTCCAATAATGATGGCCATGCTAGTGCTGTTTATCACTTTAGTGGGCGCGACTGTTTATCGAATTATTACCGCACTTGAAACTCATCCAGGGTTGGTGGTTGAAGATGCGTATTTGAGTGGCAAACGCTACGCAGAAATACTCAACCACAAGAACCAATTAGCACAGTTTGGCTGGACATTAAACCTTGTCACTCCTAAAGTTGTGGTTCATAATATTAAACAAACTTACACGGCTAATAGTGCACAGCGCGGTAAGACTCTAACAGATGCTTTGGTTATAGTATATTTTTATCGTCCTTTAGAAAAAGCATACGATTTTTCTATCAATATGGCATTTCATCAAGAAATAAATCAATATCAGGCGCAAGTAATACTCCCCTTAAAAGGGCGCTGGGATGTGGTGGTTGAAGTGGTTAAGGGGGGGGTTGTACAAAGAACTTCTAGAAAACTATTTGCTCAATAG